In Psychrobacter sp. P11G3, a single genomic region encodes these proteins:
- a CDS encoding HAD family hydrolase — protein sequence MTKPATTSECVINAQLSVEHNLSDKTLIIFDWDGTLMDSIGLIVESMHVAGEAHGFETTDKAVKDIIGLSLMNGIKILYPQANDAQLLEIQQTYAEYYITNSHSTPLFEPIDHMLQTLQQQGKTLAVATGKKRKGLDRVLDASDSHDYFTITRCADESGSKPDPQMLTDILEYTQQQVSDAVFIGDSIYDIQMAKALGMTSIAVNYGTATSAELAEQNPTYQVGTPQALVDLLCG from the coding sequence ATGACCAAACCAGCTACAACTTCAGAGTGTGTTATAAATGCTCAACTATCGGTAGAACACAATCTGTCTGACAAGACATTGATTATATTTGATTGGGACGGCACGCTAATGGATTCAATCGGTCTAATCGTTGAGTCTATGCATGTGGCTGGGGAAGCACACGGGTTTGAGACGACTGATAAAGCCGTAAAAGATATCATTGGTCTGAGCTTAATGAATGGCATCAAGATTTTATATCCGCAGGCAAACGATGCGCAACTGCTTGAGATTCAGCAAACCTATGCAGAGTACTATATTACCAATAGTCACAGTACGCCGCTATTTGAGCCGATAGATCATATGTTGCAAACGTTGCAACAGCAGGGCAAAACGCTCGCCGTAGCAACGGGTAAAAAAAGAAAAGGGCTAGATCGTGTATTAGATGCCTCAGATAGCCATGATTATTTTACGATTACGCGTTGTGCTGATGAGTCAGGCTCTAAACCTGATCCGCAGATGTTAACCGATATCTTGGAGTACACGCAGCAGCAGGTTTCTGATGCTGTGTTTATCGGTGACAGTATCTATGACATTCAAATGGCAAAAGCATTGGGCATGACCAGTATAGCGGTGAACTATGGTACGGCAACGAGTGCAGAGCTTGCGGAGCAAAATCCAACCTATCAGGTTGGTACTCCACAAGCGCTAGTGGATTTGCTATGCGGGTAG
- the fur gene encoding ferric iron uptake transcriptional regulator: MASFTNQDLRRAGLKVTLPRIKILELLESAELHHMSAEEVYKALIEQGEDVGLATVYRVLTQFEQAGIVERHNFENNLSVFEITQEEHHDHLVCDVCGKIIEFHNEVIEEEQLKVAEKHGFKLSGHSLVLYGICADQACRDSAK; encoded by the coding sequence ATGGCTTCTTTTACCAATCAAGATTTACGTAGAGCAGGACTCAAGGTCACGTTACCTCGTATCAAAATTTTAGAGCTATTAGAAAGCGCAGAGCTGCATCACATGAGTGCAGAAGAAGTGTATAAGGCGCTTATCGAGCAAGGTGAAGACGTAGGTCTTGCCACTGTCTATCGTGTCCTAACACAGTTTGAACAAGCAGGTATTGTTGAGCGTCATAACTTCGAAAACAATCTATCTGTATTTGAGATTACCCAAGAAGAGCATCACGATCACCTAGTTTGTGATGTGTGTGGCAAGATTATAGAGTTTCATAATGAAGTCATCGAAGAAGAGCAATTGAAAGTAGCAGAAAAACATGGCTTTAAACTGTCTGGGCATTCTCTCGTGCTATATGGCATTTGCGCAGATCAAGCGTGTAGAGACAGCGCGAAGTAA
- a CDS encoding outer membrane protein assembly factor BamE — protein MSHLTMIKTLNFRPLSHTSALRKIVITSMLSATVAMSGCSLLSVYKIDLPQGTAITQTQAQKLKVGMNQNQVLYTLGSPAIRDTLEPKRWDYIYDYKAGTEGSRKGIADVKNASQHLVVYFDDNGLVTRIEGIESLPAS, from the coding sequence ATGAGTCATCTTACCATGATAAAGACATTAAATTTCCGTCCGTTAAGCCACACAAGCGCATTACGTAAGATCGTTATCACCAGTATGCTTAGCGCTACTGTTGCTATGTCTGGCTGCTCATTATTGAGTGTTTATAAGATTGATTTGCCGCAAGGCACAGCGATTACGCAAACCCAAGCTCAAAAGCTAAAAGTGGGTATGAATCAAAACCAAGTTCTTTATACTCTTGGTAGCCCTGCGATTCGAGATACTCTTGAGCCTAAACGCTGGGATTATATCTATGACTACAAAGCAGGCACTGAAGGTAGCCGCAAAGGCATCGCAGATGTCAAAAACGCTAGCCAGCATTTAGTTGTTTACTTTGATGATAATGGTTTGGTCACGCGCATCGAAGGTATTGAGAGTCTGCCAGCGTCATAG
- a CDS encoding Rne/Rng family ribonuclease encodes MKRILINATQNEEIRVALCKGNHLYDFDLENRTREQKKSNIYKGHVTRVEPSLEAVFVEYGSQRQGFLPIREISAEYLSGNPRDENIKKLIKEGDELIVQVEKEERGNKGAALSTYVSLAGRYLVLMPNNPRGGGISRQISGKLREDMKRMLSNLDLPKGMSVIIRTAGIGKTQEDLQHDLNHLLNIWQAIQEQNQKYPSPRLVHQEAGVVTRAVRDYLRDDIAEIWIDNENAYIEAAGFIDAVMPKQAEKLRKYTDYEPMFSRFNIEKQIETAYQREVRLPSGGSIVIDQTEALVSIDINSAKSTKGSDVAETAYHTNLEAADEIARQLRLRDMGGLIVIDFIDMNDNKHQKEVEKRLIDATKYDRARVQFGDISKFGLMEMSRQRLRPSLEESTGYICPRCHGNGMIRDLRSLSLSIMRQIEQIALKERQGEVQAEVPTDIAAFLLNEKRDSLVYLEQDSGTRITILPHAHLESPNFKLHFNRDGFAPSSYERITDTQQQEHSDLGYNVDWQTAEKERPEQQPTRQPRKTADDKQSRSNTQSNATTQAQNDTVNHSNDRRNHKNTNDVSPAPAPQANKNVSVAAPVAPQTQSVETTAQPKAVAWLSNLFAQAPQATTTPSVSSRDAAEAIEALVNTGAQSLGSFGQVDSNALNSAAATSEQPTQQSNSQKNDSQQSDNNANRQQARRNDSDTDDNSNEDRRRRKPRKSRSSKPRQRKETADENTGNVNSSSDSAGSSSANSNNADDKSSDTQDQRQQDKRQNDNRRTNDRNRNNRQDSNQQSNNRNASERSDADNENSSKADEQTRTKRKSHSQRGSRGKLERGETLTADSVKQGKQQNARNNDAASSKNQHSARRNQDPNEVVLQVNEAPTELKAPEVVHLSLDDSKATQAKTQPSEKQSATNNVAKDERSNETAAQKPTDKHSSNEQNTDKQNTSAPNADKKSDNEKNTVETKANQVNDDKRATTEQAKVQNDVPKHEQATEEKKAPVVVEAQSTSTSNTESKAEAPTLVTADAEKATETPKQQETKTAEHMSKSDEAQNTQVDSNSASTSNVSNSALELTHEALFGTRYVTAEKFGQASNDPRVVLAQQAAQADKPAATNVPAIRGTVGEFIRTTLPEAQTRLAEEGIINCFIATIALHNEQSQNAHNSSDAASQSFDFSNYGYQPLAADYLARFESMTQAVSQFAASQGKTDIEPRAITKRASNDPRGQHPDYQEPAILSVPAEQAIVEQTETDNEVDAHDVEATALANQAQTDDISADSEQLLEVERAQSEAKNAEVETSTEQTVNEVEDAAETEQTTDSAVEESTKEASKEDSQAAKSKTTIASYKNMIENVAEQLLPQTGMFNLTTPKVPKARSRKPKTDHKKPTQAEKLASDDVDSDS; translated from the coding sequence ATGAAACGCATTTTGATCAACGCCACTCAAAACGAAGAGATTCGTGTCGCCTTATGTAAAGGCAACCATCTGTACGATTTCGACCTCGAAAACCGTACTCGCGAGCAAAAAAAATCTAACATCTACAAAGGTCATGTGACCCGTGTCGAGCCATCGCTTGAAGCAGTATTTGTCGAATACGGTTCTCAGCGCCAAGGATTTTTGCCAATTCGTGAAATCTCTGCTGAATACTTAAGCGGCAACCCACGTGACGAAAACATCAAAAAACTGATCAAAGAAGGCGACGAGCTAATCGTCCAAGTCGAAAAAGAAGAGCGTGGTAACAAAGGCGCTGCCCTATCGACGTATGTGTCATTAGCCGGTCGCTATCTGGTATTGATGCCAAACAATCCTCGTGGCGGTGGTATCTCACGTCAAATCTCGGGCAAACTGCGCGAAGATATGAAGCGTATGCTGAGCAACCTTGATTTACCAAAAGGCATGAGTGTCATCATCCGTACTGCTGGTATTGGTAAAACGCAAGAAGACTTGCAGCACGATTTAAATCACTTGCTCAACATTTGGCAAGCCATTCAAGAACAAAACCAAAAATACCCATCACCGCGCTTAGTTCACCAAGAAGCTGGTGTTGTCACTCGTGCTGTCCGTGATTATCTGCGTGATGATATCGCTGAGATTTGGATTGATAACGAAAACGCTTACATTGAAGCGGCTGGGTTTATCGATGCGGTAATGCCAAAACAAGCCGAAAAGCTACGCAAATATACCGATTATGAACCGATGTTTTCGCGCTTCAATATCGAAAAGCAAATCGAGACCGCTTATCAGCGTGAAGTTCGTCTGCCCTCAGGTGGTTCAATCGTTATTGACCAAACAGAAGCACTGGTCTCTATCGACATTAACTCAGCTAAGTCAACCAAAGGTTCAGATGTTGCTGAGACCGCTTACCATACCAACTTAGAAGCAGCCGATGAGATTGCTCGTCAGCTTCGTTTGCGTGATATGGGTGGTTTGATCGTTATTGATTTCATCGACATGAATGACAACAAGCACCAAAAAGAAGTAGAAAAACGTCTCATCGACGCGACCAAATACGATCGTGCACGCGTTCAATTTGGTGATATTTCTAAGTTCGGTCTAATGGAAATGAGCCGTCAGCGTCTACGTCCTTCGTTAGAAGAATCAACTGGCTATATCTGCCCACGTTGTCATGGCAACGGTATGATTCGTGACTTGCGTTCATTGTCGCTATCTATCATGCGTCAAATTGAGCAAATCGCCCTTAAAGAACGTCAAGGTGAAGTACAGGCAGAAGTCCCGACTGACATCGCAGCATTCTTATTAAATGAGAAGCGCGATAGCTTGGTTTATCTTGAGCAAGACAGTGGCACGCGTATCACTATTTTGCCACACGCGCATTTAGAATCACCAAACTTCAAGCTTCACTTCAACCGTGATGGCTTTGCACCATCGAGCTATGAGCGTATCACTGATACTCAGCAACAAGAGCACAGTGACCTTGGCTACAACGTTGACTGGCAGACTGCTGAAAAAGAGCGTCCTGAACAGCAACCTACTCGCCAACCTCGTAAAACTGCAGATGATAAACAGAGCCGCTCAAACACGCAGTCGAATGCAACTACGCAAGCACAGAACGATACGGTAAATCATAGCAATGATCGTCGTAATCATAAAAACACCAACGACGTGTCGCCTGCACCTGCACCGCAAGCCAATAAAAACGTTAGTGTTGCCGCCCCAGTAGCACCGCAAACACAGAGTGTTGAAACTACTGCTCAACCAAAAGCCGTTGCGTGGTTATCAAACCTATTTGCTCAAGCACCGCAAGCTACTACAACACCTAGTGTCAGTAGCCGAGATGCCGCTGAAGCAATCGAAGCGCTAGTAAATACTGGCGCGCAAAGCTTAGGCTCGTTTGGACAAGTGGATAGCAATGCATTGAATAGTGCAGCTGCAACTAGTGAGCAGCCAACTCAGCAAAGCAACAGTCAGAAAAATGACAGCCAACAGTCAGATAACAACGCTAATCGTCAACAAGCGCGTCGTAATGACAGCGATACTGACGACAACAGCAATGAAGACAGAAGAAGACGTAAGCCGCGTAAGTCTAGATCTTCTAAGCCGCGTCAAAGAAAAGAGACAGCTGACGAGAATACTGGCAACGTAAACAGTAGTTCAGACAGTGCTGGCTCAAGCAGTGCTAACTCAAATAATGCTGATGACAAATCGTCTGATACTCAAGACCAAAGACAGCAAGACAAGCGTCAGAACGATAACAGACGCACGAACGATCGAAATCGTAATAACCGCCAAGATAGCAATCAACAGAGCAACAATCGTAACGCAAGCGAGCGCAGTGATGCTGATAACGAAAACAGCTCTAAAGCAGATGAGCAAACTCGTACTAAGCGTAAATCGCATAGCCAACGCGGCTCACGCGGTAAGCTAGAGCGCGGTGAGACACTAACGGCTGACAGCGTTAAGCAGGGCAAACAGCAGAACGCTAGAAACAACGATGCTGCCAGTAGCAAAAATCAACATAGTGCACGTCGCAATCAAGACCCTAACGAGGTCGTGCTACAGGTCAATGAAGCGCCAACTGAGCTAAAAGCGCCTGAAGTGGTTCATCTATCTTTAGATGATAGCAAAGCTACACAGGCCAAAACTCAGCCTAGTGAGAAACAAAGCGCGACAAATAACGTAGCAAAAGATGAGCGTTCAAACGAAACAGCTGCTCAAAAACCTACTGATAAGCATAGTAGCAATGAGCAGAACACTGATAAGCAAAACACCAGTGCGCCGAACGCTGATAAGAAAAGCGATAACGAAAAAAATACGGTGGAAACCAAAGCTAATCAGGTAAATGATGATAAGCGTGCAACTACCGAACAAGCTAAGGTGCAAAACGATGTTCCTAAGCATGAGCAGGCTACTGAAGAGAAAAAAGCACCTGTAGTTGTAGAAGCTCAATCGACCTCTACGAGTAACACCGAAAGTAAAGCGGAAGCTCCAACGTTGGTAACTGCTGATGCTGAAAAAGCTACAGAGACTCCAAAACAGCAGGAAACCAAGACTGCTGAACATATGAGTAAGAGTGATGAAGCTCAAAATACTCAGGTTGACAGTAATAGTGCAAGCACAAGTAATGTGAGTAACTCAGCACTTGAGCTAACCCATGAAGCACTATTTGGCACACGTTATGTGACTGCTGAGAAATTTGGGCAAGCGAGTAACGATCCACGTGTAGTACTCGCTCAGCAAGCCGCGCAAGCGGACAAGCCAGCTGCTACTAATGTGCCAGCAATACGTGGCACGGTTGGTGAGTTTATTCGTACCACATTACCAGAGGCGCAAACGCGCTTAGCAGAAGAAGGCATTATCAACTGCTTTATCGCGACTATTGCGTTGCATAATGAGCAATCTCAGAATGCTCATAATAGTTCTGATGCTGCTAGCCAGAGCTTTGACTTTAGCAACTATGGCTATCAACCATTGGCTGCCGACTACCTCGCACGCTTTGAATCGATGACCCAAGCGGTCAGTCAATTTGCAGCATCGCAAGGTAAGACAGACATTGAGCCACGTGCTATCACTAAGCGTGCTAGCAACGATCCACGCGGTCAGCACCCTGATTATCAGGAACCAGCTATATTGAGCGTGCCTGCTGAACAAGCTATCGTCGAGCAAACCGAAACTGATAACGAAGTCGATGCGCATGACGTTGAAGCAACTGCCCTCGCCAATCAGGCTCAAACTGATGATATCAGTGCTGATAGTGAGCAATTGCTAGAAGTCGAACGTGCTCAGTCAGAAGCTAAGAATGCAGAAGTCGAAACCTCTACAGAGCAAACTGTCAATGAGGTAGAAGATGCTGCAGAGACTGAGCAGACGACTGACTCGGCAGTAGAAGAATCTACTAAAGAAGCTAGCAAAGAAGACAGTCAGGCAGCTAAGTCTAAAACGACCATAGCCAGTTATAAAAACATGATCGAAAATGTGGCTGAGCAATTGCTACCACAGACCGGTATGTTTAATCTGACTACGCCAAAAGTACCAAAGGCGCGCAGTCGTAAGCCTAAGACGGATCACAAAAAGCCGACGCAGGCTGAAAAGCTCGCATCTGATGATGTAGACAGCGACAGCTAG
- a CDS encoding c-type cytochrome — protein MKKLIAAASLCVASFSVQAAIIVPEYDVNAGQKVAETVCAACHGLNGVSIVPAQPNLGGQNVKYLYKQLVNFKAGYRKNGIMQSQVANLSQQDLANVAGYYASQAPWDVGYGNPATNQEATKLFLGGDKSRGVIGCAGCHGPDAAGNTWAAFPKLGGQHAQYIATQLKLFRAAGRVDDIDSDDQKRVNDAAKEGEMGMMQTVASKLSDRDIRILSDYVSAIH, from the coding sequence ATGAAAAAGTTAATCGCTGCTGCCAGCTTATGCGTTGCAAGTTTCAGCGTACAAGCTGCTATTATTGTTCCTGAATATGACGTCAATGCAGGTCAAAAAGTTGCAGAAACCGTTTGTGCCGCTTGTCATGGTCTTAATGGCGTCAGCATTGTTCCTGCACAGCCAAACCTTGGCGGCCAAAACGTAAAGTACCTATATAAACAGCTAGTCAACTTTAAAGCAGGTTATCGCAAAAACGGTATTATGCAGTCACAAGTTGCTAACCTGTCTCAACAAGACCTAGCAAACGTAGCAGGTTACTATGCCAGTCAAGCGCCTTGGGACGTCGGCTACGGCAATCCTGCAACCAACCAAGAAGCGACTAAGCTATTCTTGGGCGGCGATAAGTCGCGCGGTGTCATTGGCTGTGCTGGCTGTCATGGTCCAGATGCTGCAGGTAATACTTGGGCTGCATTTCCAAAGCTAGGCGGACAGCACGCTCAGTATATTGCTACTCAGCTAAAACTATTCCGTGCCGCTGGACGTGTTGATGATATCGATAGCGATGATCAAAAACGAGTCAATGATGCAGCCAAAGAAGGCGAGATGGGTATGATGCAAACGGTTGCATCGAAACTATCAGATCGTGACATTCGTATCCTGTCAGATTATGTAAGTGCTATTCACTAA
- a CDS encoding RnfH family protein — protein sequence MVELTVEGRDSSVPQFTQANLMTVYLAYAEDEQRQHYLALQVRQGTSLYEALAQAGWLEKFAELAEWCEQVIDVTTPTAKRWHVGIYAQKQPLSYLLQPFDRIEVYRSLSADPMSQRKNKSRS from the coding sequence GTGGTTGAGCTAACAGTCGAAGGTCGTGACAGCAGTGTGCCACAGTTTACTCAAGCTAATTTAATGACCGTATATCTGGCGTATGCTGAAGATGAGCAGCGCCAGCATTACCTAGCTTTGCAGGTTAGACAAGGTACTAGTTTGTATGAGGCATTGGCGCAAGCGGGATGGCTTGAAAAGTTTGCAGAACTGGCAGAGTGGTGTGAGCAAGTAATAGATGTCACCACGCCAACTGCGAAACGTTGGCATGTGGGTATTTATGCACAGAAACAGCCATTAAGCTATTTGCTACAGCCTTTTGATCGTATCGAGGTATATCGCAGTTTAAGCGCTGATCCTATGTCTCAGCGCAAAAATAAATCTCGTAGCTAA
- a CDS encoding c-type cytochrome: MFSISKLLSTSYRAITASSAALLLSGIMISSAGAADIATTYNNSCAACHDSGALNAIKKGDSAKWQQLIKQKSMPTLIKSVKGGMPQMPAGGLCDKCSDDDYRKLIEYMSK, from the coding sequence ATGTTTTCAATCAGTAAACTTCTTAGCACGAGTTATCGCGCCATAACGGCTAGCAGTGCTGCACTATTATTAAGTGGCATTATGATTAGCAGCGCAGGTGCGGCGGATATCGCCACTACCTATAATAACTCATGTGCAGCCTGTCACGATAGTGGGGCGTTAAATGCCATCAAAAAAGGTGATAGTGCCAAGTGGCAACAGCTGATTAAACAAAAAAGTATGCCGACGCTTATCAAGTCTGTTAAAGGTGGGATGCCGCAGATGCCAGCAGGTGGTCTTTGCGACAAATGTAGTGATGACGACTATCGTAAACTTATCGAATATATGAGCAAATAA
- a CDS encoding RluA family pseudouridine synthase — protein sequence MTDDATTHEAPAIFNSKTRPQSADDEISNFGKVNYLEVTRHQHDQRLDNFLLNRLKGLPKSHIYKMIRSDEIRVNNKRCKAHDRVQREDVVRIAPVELATREKPIISTEFAKSLLARVVYEDDGLLVLNKPSGIAVHGGSGLDFGVIEAMREVTGKKYLELIHRIDKDTSGLLMISKKRSTLKVLQQHLVDKTIQKHYLCLAKGQPALNEQRVNAPLLRYTLASGERRVKVDSQDPQAKESQTDIIIHDRFTINSQPVSLIEAKPLTGRTHQIRVHLAHIGHAILGDDKYNVHDKSGVHRLCLHAWRLDIPGYKTITAPLPDDMADWLPETTKLPE from the coding sequence ATGACTGACGACGCTACTACCCATGAAGCCCCTGCTATTTTTAATAGCAAAACACGCCCACAAAGCGCTGACGATGAGATTAGCAACTTCGGTAAGGTGAACTACCTCGAAGTAACGCGCCATCAACACGATCAACGTTTGGATAATTTTTTGTTAAACCGTTTAAAAGGTTTGCCAAAGTCACATATCTACAAAATGATTCGCTCAGATGAAATACGTGTCAATAATAAACGCTGCAAAGCACACGATAGAGTGCAGCGTGAAGATGTGGTACGTATCGCCCCTGTAGAACTGGCAACGCGCGAAAAACCAATTATTAGTACCGAGTTTGCCAAAAGCTTACTGGCGCGCGTGGTCTATGAAGATGATGGTTTGCTAGTGCTGAATAAGCCCTCTGGTATCGCTGTGCATGGCGGTAGCGGCTTGGACTTTGGAGTTATCGAAGCCATGCGTGAAGTGACGGGTAAAAAATACCTAGAGCTTATCCATCGCATCGACAAAGACACATCAGGGTTACTGATGATTTCCAAAAAACGCTCAACGCTCAAAGTGTTGCAGCAGCACTTGGTAGACAAGACCATTCAAAAGCACTACCTGTGTCTAGCCAAAGGACAACCTGCGCTTAATGAACAGCGTGTCAATGCACCATTGCTACGTTATACGCTTGCTAGTGGTGAGCGCCGAGTGAAAGTAGATAGCCAAGACCCACAAGCGAAAGAAAGCCAGACTGATATTATTATTCATGATCGCTTTACGATTAATAGTCAGCCAGTCAGCTTAATTGAAGCCAAGCCATTGACGGGTCGCACTCATCAAATCCGTGTGCATTTAGCGCATATCGGTCATGCCATCTTGGGTGATGACAAATATAACGTTCATGACAAATCAGGCGTACATCGTCTGTGTTTACATGCATGGCGCTTAGATATTCCAGGCTACAAGACCATTACTGCGCCATTGCCAGACGATATGGCAGATTGGCTACCAGAAACAACGAAATTGCCTGAATAG
- the yihA gene encoding ribosome biogenesis GTP-binding protein YihA/YsxC, with product MSTPFNDVAAEHALFNTKSRQKIQQTEFMMSAPTFRLCPPDMGLEVAFAGRSNAGKSSAINALTNQRQLARSSKTPGRTQMINFFSIGDTDRRLVDLPGYGYAAVPLEMKKEWQVELEEYLVSRSSLAGLVLMTDIRHPLKFFDEQMLHWANDGELPVHILLTKADKLKYGASKNALLETRKRLKKLGLNCTIQLFSALRKEGLDELAGIMGNWYEYQLDADKIIESSFALLEGAELEDAIEKDSAEKDSSQKEGAQNESK from the coding sequence ATGAGTACCCCGTTTAACGATGTCGCCGCTGAACATGCCTTGTTCAATACCAAATCTCGTCAGAAAATTCAGCAAACTGAGTTTATGATGTCAGCACCTACTTTTCGTCTCTGTCCGCCTGACATGGGATTGGAAGTCGCTTTTGCAGGTCGCTCAAACGCTGGCAAATCATCAGCCATCAACGCCTTAACCAATCAGCGTCAATTGGCTCGCTCGTCTAAGACACCAGGACGCACGCAGATGATTAACTTTTTTAGTATCGGTGATACTGACAGACGTTTGGTCGATTTGCCTGGTTACGGCTATGCAGCTGTTCCGCTAGAGATGAAAAAAGAATGGCAGGTTGAGCTAGAAGAATACTTGGTATCACGCTCAAGCCTTGCAGGTCTGGTATTGATGACAGATATTCGTCATCCGCTTAAGTTTTTTGATGAGCAGATGCTACACTGGGCAAACGATGGTGAACTACCAGTACACATTCTGCTAACTAAAGCAGATAAACTGAAGTACGGTGCTTCTAAAAACGCCCTCCTTGAGACTCGTAAACGCCTGAAAAAACTGGGCTTAAACTGTACCATTCAGTTGTTTTCGGCTCTCAGAAAAGAAGGTCTCGATGAGTTGGCTGGGATAATGGGCAACTGGTATGAGTATCAGCTTGATGCAGACAAAATCATTGAATCATCTTTTGCGTTGCTAGAAGGCGCTGAGTTAGAAGACGCTATTGAAAAAGATAGCGCTGAAAAAGACAGCTCTCAAAAAGAAGGCGCTCAAAACGAAAGCAAATAG
- a CDS encoding DUF808 domain-containing protein, with translation MAGASLLTLLDDISVLMDDVSVMTKVAAKKTAGLVGDDLALNAEQVTGVKPNRELPVIWAVAKGSAVNKVILVPAALLISYFIPWLITPLLMIGGLYLSYEGAEKVIHKFWPKLLPHDEEQNARLKANADESVDLVAFEKDKIKGAIRTDFILSAEIIVISLGAITAAGGDIVQKGIVLSIVAAVVTVGIYGLVAGIVKIDDAGLHLIENSQAGDSKRKFGEFMLAAAPKLMKFLSIAGTIAMFLVGGGIIVHGIGFLHHSVEDIAHLTGVFEGLTASLLNGLVGLIVGAIVVAIVTTIGKIRGKDDTASSAH, from the coding sequence ATGGCAGGTGCCAGTTTATTAACCTTACTCGATGACATCAGCGTCTTAATGGATGACGTGAGCGTCATGACCAAAGTTGCCGCCAAAAAAACCGCGGGCTTAGTTGGTGATGATTTAGCACTCAATGCCGAGCAGGTCACAGGGGTTAAGCCAAATCGTGAGCTCCCCGTCATTTGGGCAGTTGCCAAAGGCTCTGCCGTGAACAAAGTGATTTTAGTACCAGCGGCGCTATTGATCAGTTATTTTATACCGTGGTTGATTACTCCGCTATTGATGATCGGAGGGTTATACCTCAGTTATGAAGGGGCTGAGAAGGTCATTCACAAGTTTTGGCCGAAGTTGTTGCCTCATGATGAAGAGCAAAATGCTCGTTTAAAAGCCAACGCAGATGAGTCGGTAGATTTGGTCGCGTTTGAAAAGGACAAAATCAAAGGTGCCATACGTACAGACTTTATCTTATCAGCTGAGATTATTGTTATCTCTTTAGGCGCAATTACAGCAGCTGGTGGCGATATTGTCCAAAAAGGCATCGTACTTTCGATAGTGGCTGCTGTCGTGACCGTCGGTATTTACGGCTTAGTTGCAGGCATCGTAAAGATTGATGATGCGGGTCTGCATTTGATTGAAAACTCACAAGCAGGTGATAGTAAGCGCAAGTTTGGCGAGTTTATGCTTGCAGCTGCGCCAAAGCTTATGAAGTTTTTATCTATAGCGGGCACGATTGCGATGTTCTTGGTGGGCGGCGGTATTATCGTTCACGGTATCGGCTTTTTGCATCACAGTGTAGAAGACATTGCCCATCTTACTGGGGTATTTGAAGGGTTAACCGCGTCATTGTTAAATGGATTGGTCGGACTGATTGTTGGCGCTATTGTGGTTGCTATTGTTACTACTATTGGTAAAATCCGTGGTAAAGATGACACAGCGTCTTCTGCGCACTAA